In Ipomoea triloba cultivar NCNSP0323 chromosome 7, ASM357664v1, a single genomic region encodes these proteins:
- the LOC116025085 gene encoding uncharacterized protein LOC116025085, with translation MEPSDIPGGAEGCSSNESGWTMYIASFSQGYDDQDGYEDDHRDSERVRGKNFGGVAGTEHGDSDDSMASDASSGPSYQEICRGMERSHGKEKLKYAGEKVPGKYSVKKHQKEEGVKASKNSKQVREDAHRGKSSYGQSRSFLRKK, from the coding sequence ATGGAGCCTTCTGACATCCCGGGAGGAGCAGAAGGGTGTAGCAGCAACGAGTCGGGGTGGACAATGTATATTGCTTCGTTCAGCCAAGGATACGATGATCAAGATGGCTACGAAGACGATCATCGAGATTCAGAGAGGGTGAGGGGTAAGAATTTTGGCGGTGTTGCAGGCACTGAACATGGCGACAGCGATGATTCCATGGCTTCAGATGCCTCTTCTGGCCCGAGTTATCAAGAAATCTGCAGAGGCATGGAGAGGAGCCATGGAAAGGAGAAACTCAAGTATGCAGGCGAGAAAGTCCCGGGGAAGTACTCAGTCAAGAAACACCAGAAAGAAGAAGGGGTTAAGGCTAGTAAGAACAGCAAACAGGTAAGGGAAGATGCACATAGGGGAAAGAGTTCTTATGGTCAAAGCAGATCATTTCTAAGAAAAAAGTAA
- the LOC116025084 gene encoding 6-phosphogluconate dehydrogenase, decarboxylating 2, which produces MATPTRIGLAGLAVMGQNLALNIAEKGFPISVYNRTTSKVDETIERAKAEGNLPVYGFHDPESFIRSIQKPRVVIILVKAGAPVDQTIKTLSAYMEKGDCIIDGGNEWYENTERREKEVAELGLLYLGMGVSGGEEGARHGPSLMPGGSFEAYKYIEDIVLKVAAQVPDSGPCVTYIGRGGSGNFVKMVHNGIEYGDMQLIAEAYDVLKSVGKLSNDELHKVFTDWNQGELLSFLIEITADIFGIKDDKADGYLVDKVLDKTGMKGTGKWTVQQAAELSVAAPTIASSLDSRFLSGLKDERVQAAKVFKSSGIGDILTDQVVDKKQLIDDVRKALYASKICSYAQGMNLLRAKSIEQGWGLKLGELARIWKGGCIIRAIFLDRIKKAYDRNPDLASLLVDEEFAKEIIERQSAWRRVVCLAISSGISVPGMSTSLAYFDTYRREKLPANLVQAQRDYFGAHTYERIDMPGSFHTEWFKIAKQSKN; this is translated from the coding sequence ATGGCAACACCAACAAGAATTGGTCTGGCTGGCCTTGCTGTTATGGGGCAAAATCTTGCCCTTAACATAGCGGAAAAAGGATTTCCTATATCCGTCTACAACCGAACCACTTCAAAAGTTGATGAGACTATTGAGCGAGCTAAAGCAGAAGGAAACCTTCCTGTCTATGGTTTTCATGATCCCGAATCCTTTATTCGCTCTATTCAGAAGCCTCGTGTTGTGATTATTCTTGTTAAGGCCGGTGCCCCGGTTGATCAAACCATCAAAACTCTTTCTGCTTACATGGAGAAAGGAGACTGCATTATTGATGGTGGGAATGAATGGTATGAGAATACCGAGAGGAGGGAGAAAGAAGTGGCTGAATTGGGTCTGCTTTATCTTGGAATGGGAGTCTCGGGTGGCGAAGAAGGTGCTAGGCATGGACCATCACTGATGCCGGGAGGTTCTTTTGAGGCATACAAGTATATTGAAGACATCGTACTGAAAGTAGCCGCTCAAGTTCCCGACAGTGGCCCGTGTGTTACTTACATCGGCAGAGGAGGTTCTGGTAACTTTGTTAAGATGGTTCACAATGGGATTGAATACGGTGATATGCAGTTGATTGCGGAAGCTTATGATGTACTGAAATCTGTGGGGAAACTCTCTAATGATGAATTGCACAAAGTTTTCACAGATTGGAACCAAGGGGAGCTTCTTAGCTTTTTGATTGAAATCACAGCTGATATATTTGGAATCAAGGATGACAAAGCGGATGGGTATTTGGTAGACAAGGTTCTGGATAAAACGGGCATGAAAGGCACTGGCAAGTGGACTGTTCAGCAAGCTGCCGAGCTCTCGGTTGCAGCACCAACGATAGCTTCATCACTGGATTCAAGATTCCTTAGTGGATTGAAGGACGAGAGGGTTCAAGCTGCCAAGGTCTTCAAATCTAGCGGGATTGGTGATATCCTTACTGATCAGGTTGTTGATAAGAAGCAGTTGATCGATGATGTGAGAAAGGCACTTTATGCATCCAAAATCTGTAGCTATGCCCAGGGAATGAACTTGCTTCGTGCAAAGAGCATTGAACAAGGGTGGGGCTTGAAGCTCGGGGAACTGGCTAGGATTTGGAAGGGTGGTTGCATTATCCGTGCTATATTTTTGGACCGTATCAAGAAAGCTTATGACAGGAACCCAGACCTCGCTAGCTTACTCGTGGATGAAGAGTTCGCAAAGGAGATAATTGAACGACAATCTGCTTGGCGAAGGGTTGTATGCCTTGCTATCAGCTCTGGTATTAGCGTTCCTGGGATGTCTACAAGTTTAGCTTATTTTGACACTTACAGGAGGGAAAAGCTCCCTGCCAACTTAGTCCAGGCTCAAAGGGATTACTTTGGTGCCCACACATACGAGAGGATTGACATGCCAGGGTCTTTCCATACCGAGTGGTTCAAGATTGCCAAGCAGTCAAAAAATTGA